One window of the Candidatus Jettenia sp. genome contains the following:
- a CDS encoding ABC transporter ATP-binding protein translates to MIKVIDLYKSFNSRKVLQGINLEVEKGQILALIGGSGTGKSVLLKLIIGLIKPDEGKILLDNQDISRLRGKSLKRLKERFGIVFQGGALFDSLTVFENVAFPLEEKTKMKASQIRNAVFHELARVGLTGEENKYPAQISGGMRKRVALARCLVMHPEIVLFDEPTTGLDPLIGKAVHNLIRTCQKNLNFTAIIVTHEVPEIFSMVDRVAMLYDGKILAAGTPEEIKGSKDPVIHQFIHAELEGPIVIK, encoded by the coding sequence ATGATTAAAGTCATCGATTTATATAAAAGTTTTAACAGCCGCAAGGTACTTCAAGGAATTAATTTAGAGGTAGAAAAAGGACAAATCCTTGCCTTAATTGGAGGCAGTGGAACGGGAAAATCGGTACTTCTAAAGCTTATTATTGGTTTGATAAAACCTGATGAGGGTAAGATATTACTGGATAATCAGGATATTAGCAGATTAAGAGGAAAGTCCCTGAAACGATTAAAAGAACGATTTGGTATTGTTTTTCAGGGAGGCGCCCTTTTTGATTCCCTTACTGTATTTGAAAATGTTGCATTTCCCCTTGAAGAAAAGACAAAAATGAAGGCTTCGCAAATCAGGAATGCTGTGTTTCATGAACTCGCCAGGGTAGGCCTTACCGGTGAGGAAAATAAATACCCAGCCCAGATAAGCGGTGGTATGAGAAAAAGAGTAGCCCTTGCCCGATGTCTGGTTATGCATCCTGAAATAGTCCTTTTTGATGAGCCAACAACTGGTCTTGATCCCCTTATAGGCAAAGCAGTACATAACTTGATCAGAACATGTCAAAAGAACCTTAATTTTACCGCTATTATAGTAACACATGAGGTTCCAGAAATTTTTTCTATGGTAGACCGGGTTGCTATGTTATATGATGGAAAGATACTTGCTGCAGGTACTCCGGAAGAAATAAAGGGTTCAAAAGATCCTGTAATTCATCAGTTCATTCACGCTGAATTGGAAGGCCCTATTGTTATAAAATAA
- a CDS encoding MlaE family lipid ABC transporter permease subunit → MTCFLARSVFWMFFSPYLIQRIIKQVYFIGVKSTSVVVLTGSFTGMVLALQTYYALAKFGAETSLGPVVALSLIRELGPVISALMVTGCAGSALTAEIGIMRITEQIDALDAMALNPYKYLIIPNLLAGIISLPLLNAIFVVVGIFGGYAVGVGLMSISGGTYFGGIKDFVTMKDIIEGFYKSLSFGILITWIGCYKGYFTGYGAEGVSKATTQAVVLSSVMILVWDYFMTSLLVA, encoded by the coding sequence ATGACGTGTTTCCTCGCACGATCCGTATTCTGGATGTTCTTCTCCCCTTACTTAATACAGAGAATTATTAAGCAAGTTTATTTTATCGGTGTAAAAAGTACATCCGTTGTTGTTTTGACAGGTTCATTTACCGGGATGGTTTTGGCATTGCAAACGTATTATGCCTTAGCGAAATTCGGCGCTGAAACCAGTTTAGGCCCTGTCGTAGCCTTATCGTTGATCAGAGAACTAGGGCCGGTTATCTCTGCTTTGATGGTTACCGGATGTGCAGGCTCTGCACTAACGGCTGAGATTGGTATTATGAGAATAACCGAACAAATTGATGCGCTTGATGCTATGGCCTTAAATCCTTATAAGTATCTCATTATTCCTAATTTACTTGCAGGCATAATATCCCTTCCTCTCTTAAATGCTATTTTTGTTGTGGTTGGCATTTTTGGAGGATATGCTGTAGGTGTAGGGCTTATGAGTATATCAGGGGGAACCTATTTTGGTGGAATTAAGGATTTCGTTACCATGAAAGATATCATCGAGGGTTTCTACAAGTCCCTGAGTTTTGGTATCTTGATAACATGGATAGGCTGTTATAAGGGATATTTTACCGGATACGGGGCAGAAGGAGTAAGCAAGGCAACTACACAGGCGGTAGTGCTTTCTTCGGTTATGATCCTGGTATGGGATTATTTTATGACGTCTTTATTAGTTGCTTAG
- the mlaD gene encoding outer membrane lipid asymmetry maintenance protein MlaD, with translation MKKFDVEIAVGIFIFFGLLCMGYISVKFGNINLLGDHYYPVKAVFTTVKGLKKNTGVEISGVEVGKVNTIKLINYESVVTLLIRDDVKLQEDAIASIRTKGLLGEKYVEITPGGSDTLIEPGGTLYETEPPIDLEKLIGNLVFGKIKE, from the coding sequence ATGAAGAAATTCGATGTTGAAATTGCTGTTGGAATCTTTATTTTTTTTGGCCTGCTCTGTATGGGTTATATCTCTGTGAAATTTGGGAATATCAATCTTTTGGGTGATCATTATTACCCGGTAAAAGCCGTTTTTACTACGGTTAAAGGCCTTAAAAAAAATACCGGAGTAGAAATATCAGGTGTTGAAGTGGGTAAGGTTAATACTATTAAACTTATTAATTATGAATCAGTAGTCACCTTATTGATTCGGGATGATGTAAAACTCCAGGAAGATGCTATTGCTTCTATCCGAACAAAAGGACTTCTGGGAGAAAAGTATGTAGAAATCACACCCGGAGGATCAGATACATTAATAGAACCTGGCGGTACTTTGTATGAGACAGAACCACCAATAGATTTAGAAAAATTGATAGGAAATCTCGTTTTTGGAAAAATAAAGGAGTGA